A single genomic interval of Agarivorans aestuarii harbors:
- the lon gene encoding endopeptidase La → MTLERSERFEIPVLPLRDVVVYPHMVIPLFVGREKSIRCLESAMSQDKQVLLVAQKDASNDDPQVDDLYTVGTVANILQLLKLPDGTVKVLVEGSQRAKLEQIVQEEEYYVAAAEYVVSAQPDEKEQEVMVRSAISQFEGYIKLNKKIPPEVLTSVSGIDDAARLADTMAAHMPLKLEDKQSVLEIASIPERLEYLMAMMESEIDLLHVEKKIRGRVKKQMEKSQREYYLNEQMKAIQKELGESEDGQDEFEQLSQRIEEAKMPEEAKEKTLAELNKLKMMSPMSAEATVVRGYVDWMLSVPWVKRSKVKRDLAKAEQVLNQDHYGLEKVKERILEYLAVQSRVNKLKGPILCLVGPPGVGKTSLGQSIAKSTGRKYVRMALGGVRDEAEIRGHRRTYIGSMPGKLIQKMSKVAVKNPLFLLDEIDKMASDMRGDPASALLEVLDPEQNNSFNDHYLEVDYDLSDVMFVATSNSMNIPGPLLDRMEVIRLSGYTEDEKLNIAKQHLISKQIKRNGLKEHEIVIEDSAIIGIIRYYTREAGVRSLEREISKLCRKAVKEILLNKDTKKVEISQDNLSQYLGVQRCDYGKADENNRVGMVTGLAWTEVGGDLLTIETASVPGKGKLSYTGSLGDVMQESIQAAMTVVRARADKWRINSDFYEKRDIHVHVPEGATPKDGPSAGIAMCTALVSSLTGNPVKAEVAMTGEITLRGEVLPIGGLKEKLLAAHRGGIKTVLIPQENERDLEEIPENVIGDLKIIPVRWIEQVLEAALEQNPEGFEVKA, encoded by the coding sequence ATGACCTTAGAGCGTTCAGAACGTTTCGAAATTCCCGTATTACCACTGCGCGACGTGGTGGTGTATCCGCACATGGTTATTCCATTGTTTGTTGGTCGTGAAAAATCTATCCGTTGCTTAGAAAGTGCGATGAGCCAAGATAAGCAAGTATTGCTAGTGGCCCAAAAGGACGCAAGCAATGACGACCCACAGGTGGATGACCTATACACGGTAGGTACCGTCGCTAATATTCTTCAATTACTTAAGCTGCCTGATGGTACCGTTAAAGTTCTGGTTGAAGGTAGCCAGCGCGCTAAGCTTGAGCAAATTGTTCAAGAAGAGGAGTACTACGTAGCCGCCGCTGAATATGTGGTATCTGCTCAGCCTGATGAAAAAGAGCAAGAAGTGATGGTGCGCTCTGCCATTAGTCAGTTTGAAGGCTACATCAAGCTGAACAAAAAGATTCCGCCAGAGGTGCTTACATCTGTTTCTGGCATCGACGACGCTGCTCGTTTAGCCGACACCATGGCTGCTCACATGCCGCTCAAGCTAGAAGACAAACAGTCGGTGCTTGAAATTGCCAGTATTCCAGAACGTCTTGAATACCTAATGGCAATGATGGAGTCTGAAATAGATTTGCTACACGTTGAGAAAAAAATCCGTGGTCGTGTGAAAAAGCAAATGGAAAAAAGCCAGCGTGAGTATTACTTAAACGAGCAAATGAAGGCCATCCAAAAAGAACTGGGTGAGTCTGAAGACGGTCAAGACGAATTTGAGCAGCTTTCTCAGCGTATCGAAGAAGCCAAAATGCCTGAAGAGGCAAAAGAGAAAACCCTGGCTGAACTCAACAAGCTTAAAATGATGTCGCCAATGTCAGCAGAAGCCACAGTAGTGCGCGGCTATGTTGATTGGATGCTTAGTGTTCCTTGGGTTAAACGCTCTAAAGTGAAGCGTGATTTGGCTAAAGCCGAACAAGTGCTTAATCAAGACCACTATGGTTTAGAGAAAGTTAAAGAACGTATTTTGGAATACTTGGCAGTGCAAAGCCGAGTCAACAAACTTAAAGGTCCAATTCTTTGTTTGGTGGGGCCACCAGGTGTAGGTAAAACCTCACTGGGTCAATCCATCGCTAAATCAACTGGGCGTAAATATGTACGCATGGCCTTAGGTGGCGTGCGTGATGAAGCAGAAATCCGAGGACATCGCAGAACTTATATTGGTTCTATGCCGGGTAAGCTGATTCAAAAAATGTCCAAAGTGGCGGTGAAAAACCCACTATTTTTGCTGGATGAAATCGACAAGATGGCGTCTGACATGCGTGGCGACCCTGCCTCAGCATTGCTAGAGGTTCTAGACCCAGAGCAAAACAATAGCTTTAACGATCATTACCTTGAAGTTGATTATGATTTATCAGACGTGATGTTTGTTGCTACTTCAAACTCAATGAATATTCCTGGTCCGTTGCTTGACCGTATGGAAGTGATTCGCTTGTCGGGTTATACCGAAGACGAAAAACTGAATATTGCTAAACAGCATTTGATTAGCAAACAAATCAAACGCAATGGCTTGAAAGAGCACGAAATTGTTATCGAAGACAGTGCCATTATCGGCATTATTCGTTATTACACCCGCGAAGCTGGTGTGCGTAGCTTAGAGCGTGAAATCTCTAAATTATGCCGTAAAGCAGTGAAAGAAATTTTACTCAATAAAGACACCAAGAAAGTCGAAATCAGCCAAGATAATCTCAGTCAGTACCTTGGTGTACAACGCTGTGATTATGGTAAAGCCGATGAGAACAACCGGGTAGGTATGGTTACTGGTCTTGCTTGGACCGAAGTGGGCGGCGATTTATTAACTATTGAAACTGCATCGGTGCCAGGCAAAGGCAAGCTTAGCTACACAGGCTCTCTTGGTGATGTGATGCAAGAGTCTATTCAGGCAGCGATGACAGTGGTTAGAGCCCGCGCTGATAAGTGGCGCATTAACAGCGACTTCTACGAAAAACGTGATATTCATGTGCACGTACCAGAAGGTGCAACACCAAAAGATGGTCCAAGTGCTGGTATTGCAATGTGTACCGCTTTAGTCTCTAGCCTAACCGGTAACCCAGTTAAAGCTGAAGTAGCGATGACCGGTGAAATTACCTTACGTGGTGAAGTATTGCCGATTGGTGGCTTGAAAGAAAAGCTCTTGGCTGCGCACCGTGGTGGAATTAAAACGGTTCTTATTCCGCAAGAAAATGAACGTGATTTAGAAGAGATACCAGAAAATGTTATTGGCGACCTGAAAATCATTCCTGTTCGCTGGATTGAACAGGTTCTGGAAGCGGCTTTAGAGCAAAATCCTGAAGGCTTTGAAGTAAAAGCTTGA
- the ruvC gene encoding crossover junction endodeoxyribonuclease RuvC has translation MSIILGIDPGSRITGYGLVKQAQGRIEYLGSGCIRTNEKELPLRLKQIHAGVSEIITQFSPDEFAIEQVFMAKNADSALKLGQARGAAIVSAVSQDLPVAEYSARQIKQAVVGTGAADKTQVQHMVTQLLSLSASPQADAADALAVALCHCHTRQSLIGMAGKVRGTVRRRLR, from the coding sequence GTGAGTATTATTTTAGGCATTGATCCCGGCTCGCGGATCACCGGTTATGGTTTAGTTAAACAGGCTCAAGGGCGAATAGAGTATTTGGGCAGTGGGTGTATTCGCACCAATGAAAAAGAATTGCCACTAAGATTGAAGCAAATTCACGCAGGCGTGAGTGAAATTATCACCCAGTTTTCACCCGACGAGTTTGCGATAGAACAGGTTTTTATGGCCAAGAATGCTGATTCAGCCTTAAAACTTGGTCAAGCTCGTGGAGCAGCTATTGTGTCAGCGGTAAGTCAAGACTTGCCAGTGGCAGAGTACTCGGCACGGCAAATAAAACAGGCAGTAGTAGGCACCGGTGCTGCAGACAAGACACAAGTTCAGCACATGGTTACCCAGCTTTTAAGCTTGTCGGCAAGCCCCCAAGCAGATGCCGCTGATGCCCTTGCTGTCGCTTTATGCCATTGCCATACCAGACAAAGTTTAATAGGCATGGCGGGCAAAGTACGAGGTACGGTGAGGCGGCGATTACGTTAG
- a CDS encoding YebC/PmpR family DNA-binding transcriptional regulator translates to MAGHSKWANIKHRKAAQDAKRGKVFTKFIRELTVAAREGGSDPDANPRLRAAIDKSLSNNMTRDTINRAVQRGAGELDGQQLETVVYEGYGPGGTAVLVETMTDNRNRTVSSVRHAFSKSGGNLGTDGSVSYLFEKKGIISYSTESDEDAIMEAALEAGADDVLSHTDGSVDVYTNPVEFGKVKDALDAAGLVAINSEVTMIASTQAELDASTAPKLLRLIDMLEDDDDVQEVYHNGEISDDVAALL, encoded by the coding sequence ATGGCAGGTCACAGTAAATGGGCCAACATCAAGCATCGTAAAGCAGCCCAAGATGCGAAACGCGGCAAAGTGTTTACCAAGTTTATTCGAGAGCTAACGGTAGCTGCCAGAGAAGGTGGTTCAGATCCTGATGCCAATCCTCGATTACGTGCCGCTATAGATAAATCACTGTCGAATAATATGACTCGCGATACAATTAATCGAGCTGTTCAACGAGGGGCGGGTGAACTTGATGGTCAGCAGCTAGAAACGGTAGTTTACGAAGGCTATGGGCCTGGCGGAACCGCGGTATTAGTTGAAACTATGACCGATAACCGTAATCGCACCGTATCAAGTGTTAGACACGCTTTTTCCAAAAGTGGCGGTAATCTGGGTACAGATGGCAGCGTGTCCTACCTTTTCGAGAAAAAGGGCATAATTTCTTACTCTACCGAAAGTGACGAAGACGCAATTATGGAGGCCGCACTGGAAGCGGGGGCTGATGATGTATTAAGCCACACCGATGGCAGCGTAGATGTGTACACTAACCCTGTGGAGTTTGGAAAGGTTAAAGATGCGCTAGATGCAGCAGGGCTAGTGGCTATTAATTCCGAAGTCACCATGATTGCTTCAACGCAGGCTGAATTAGACGCTAGCACCGCTCCCAAATTGTTGCGGCTAATCGATATGTTGGAAGATGATGACGATGTTCAAGAGGTTTATCACAATGGTGAGATTTCCGATGATGTTGCTGCGCTACTTTAA